TGAAGGCCGGGATGACGACGGACCAGCGCGGTGGACTCACTTGACTCCGAAAACGTCGACGCGCCGGCGTCGACGGGCGGTCCCCGTCTCATGGGAGGCGCGGGCCACGCCGGCCGCCACCGCCAGCGCCACGTTCTTGTTGAAAACGCTGGGAATGATGTACTCCGAGCTGAGCTCGCTCCGCGTCACGCATCCGGCGATGGCGCGCGCCGCCGCCAGTTTCATCTCGTCGTTCACCGTCCGCGCCCGCGAGTCCAGGAGGCCGCGGAAGAACCCCGGAAAGCAGAGCACATTGTTGATCTGGTTCGGGTAATCGGACCGGCCCGTCGCCATCACGCGCACGTGTCGCTCGGCCTCCTCGGGCTGGATCTCGGGGACGGGGTTCGCCATGGCGAAGACGATCGGATCGCGGGCCATACGCTTGATGTCGCGGAGGGTCAGGATGCCGGGGACGCTGAGCCCGATGAAGACATCCGCCCGCTGGAGCGCGTCGCCGAGGCGCCCCTTCACCTGGCGGGGGTTCGTGGCGGAGGCAACCCATCGCTTCATGAAGTCCAGGCCCTCCGGGCGGCCGCGGTAGATCGTCCCGTGCTCGTCGACGCCGATGATGTCCCGCACCCCGCACGACAGGAGGATCTTGATCGTCGCCGTGCCCGCCGCCCCTACCCCCGTCACCACCACGCGGATCTTGTCGAGATGTTTGCGCACGATCTTCAGCGCGTTGAGCAAGGCGGCCAGGACCACGACCGCGGTGCCGTGCTGATCGTCGTGAAAGACCGGGATGTCGAGGTCCTTGCGCAGCCGGGTCTCGATCTCGAAGCATCGGGGAGCGGCGATGTCCTCGAGATTCACGCCTCCGAAGGCCGGCGCCACCAACTTGACCGTCTCGACGATCTTGTCCACGTCCCTGGTCGCCAGGCAGAGGGGGAAGGCGTCCACGTTGGCGAACTCCTTGAAGAGCATCGCCTTGCCTTCCATGACCGGCAGGGCCGCCTCCGGTCCGATGTCACCCAGGCCGAGGACGGCCGTCCCGTCGGTGACGACGGCGACGGTGTTGTGCTTGATGGTCAGCGCGAAGGCGCGCTCCCGGTCGTCCCGGATGGCCAGGCAGACGCGGGCGACGCCGGGCGTGTAAGCCATCGACAGGTCGTCGCGCGTGCGAACGGGGACCTTGTTGTGGATCTCGATCTTGCCGCCCAGGTGCAACAGGAACGTCCGGTCCGAGACGTTGCTGACGCGGATGCCCGGCAGGCGGCGCAGGCTACTGACGATTTCCTGGCCGTGGACGCTGTCGCGAGCCTTGATCGTGATGTCGCGGACGATGCGATCGCGGTGCGATTCCACGAGGTCCACAGCGCCGATGTCGCCGCCGGCCTGTCCGATCGCCGAGGCCACCCGGCCCAGCATCCCCGGGCGATTCTTGATCTCGAG
The sequence above is a segment of the Candidatus Methylomirabilota bacterium genome. Coding sequences within it:
- a CDS encoding malic enzyme-like NAD(P)-binding protein; protein product: MAVAPSASYSLTLRLEIKNRPGMLGRVASAIGQAGGDIGAVDLVESHRDRIVRDITIKARDSVHGQEIVSSLRRLPGIRVSNVSDRTFLLHLGGKIEIHNKVPVRTRDDLSMAYTPGVARVCLAIRDDRERAFALTIKHNTVAVVTDGTAVLGLGDIGPEAALPVMEGKAMLFKEFANVDAFPLCLATRDVDKIVETVKLVAPAFGGVNLEDIAAPRCFEIETRLRKDLDIPVFHDDQHGTAVVVLAALLNALKIVRKHLDKIRVVVTGVGAAGTATIKILLSCGVRDIIGVDEHGTIYRGRPEGLDFMKRWVASATNPRQVKGRLGDALQRADVFIGLSVPGILTLRDIKRMARDPIVFAMANPVPEIQPEEAERHVRVMATGRSDYPNQINNVLCFPGFFRGLLDSRARTVNDEMKLAAARAIAGCVTRSELSSEYIIPSVFNKNVALAVAAGVARASHETGTARRRRRVDVFGVK